Within the Dolichospermum compactum NIES-806 genome, the region TAATTTTATTAATCTTTATGGGAGATGGTCTTAATTTTTGCTTATTTTCTGGTTTAGTTACTGCTGATTGTAATTGCCCTGGTGAATACTGATTCCACTTTGTCACCTCTGAACTAGATGCAATTGTTTGATTGTGTTTTTGTCTTGTACCCCCAATAAATACAGCCAGAATCAGGGTAGCTAACATCAAAAAAATCAGAATGACTCTAGTAGCCCAATCTCTAAATTTCATAGTTTTTATTGAAAATCGCTAGTATAGTATAATGGTTATCAATATTCATGATGCCAAACTGGTAACAATTATACCTGCTGACAAGTACAAAACCCCCGCATTGGTTTAATCAATGATAATGATAAGATTTTTCAATAAGGCTGAGATCTTTTCTGATGCCTATTTTTGACTAGAGATGTTGTCCATAAGGTTGATTTAATGAGGTTCTTGATTATTTCTGATCTTTGGCAGTCCTCATATTGACTAATTGATCAGGTTAAGAGAAACTTATAATTAACGAAGGTAAATACTAGTGAAAATAATAAATTTTGTAAAAACGATGAAATATATGTCCTTAAGTATGGGAAATTATGAGATAGGTGGCAAATTTGTATCTAAATTCCTATCCCTAAATTTTGAGCTAGTCTGAAATCAGGCAGCTAGGTTCAAATCTACTATCTAGGTTGGCTTTCAAAGCATGGAAACATTAGAATTCATCATTTATCCAGATGGTCGAGTACAAGAAAAAGTCACCGGTATTATCGGTGCATCTTGTGCTGAGGTGACAGCAGCCATAGAAGCCCAGCTAGGACGAGTGTTGAGTAATGAACCAACCTCAGAGTTTTTCGCAACTAACCCGCAACAAAACAGTGTAGCGAATATACAAACCGCCCACAGCGAATGGTAAGTTTTCCAACTAGTTAATGTTCATTGATTACAAACCACTATGTCACACTTTAGCCAAATTAAAACACAAATCCGTAATCTGGAATCCTTGAAAGATGCCCTTTCCGATTTGGGAATAGACTGGAAACCTGGACCTTGTGAGGTGCGTGGTTATCGTGGTCAAACTCATGCAGCCGAAGTAACTATTGAACAGCAAAACGGCTATGACATCGGTTTTAGATGGAATGGTCAAGAATACGATTAGTTGCAGATTTACAATATTGGCAACAAAATCTATCTGTGGATGGGTTTGTCCGTCAAGTAACTCAACGTTATGCTTATCAAACAGTAGTCAAAGAAACCACTAAAGTTGGCTTCCAAGTGGCAGAACAACAGCAACAGGAAGATGGTTCTATTCGCCTAATAGTACAACGCTGGAGTGCGTAATGTCTAAGCCGCCGTCGCCACAAGCAGAGGAATATAATCGTTCCGGTTTAGAACCAGAATTAGGGAGCTTTTTCCGAGATGTCCTCGAACGTTCTGGTTTAGAACCGGAATTAGGTGGACTGGTGCGGCAAAAAGGCGTTTATGTGGATGAAATTACCTGTATCGGCTGTAAGCATTGCGCCCATGTTGCCCGAAATACTTTTTTCATTGAAGAAGATTATGGGCGATCGCGCGTCATCCGTCAAGATGGGGACATAGAAGAGGTAGTTCAAGAAGCCATAGATACCTGCCCTGTTGATTGTATCCACTGGGTTGATTACACAGAACTTAAAAATTTAGAAGAAGACAGAAAATATCAGGTAATTCCTGTGGCTGGTTATCCAGTAGAACATGGTGTAGCCATTACAGAAAAACGCCGGAAAAAACAAAAGTTAAAAAAACCCAATTCTTAAATAACTTGACAATTTGTACTAATTATGTAAATGAGCATTGGTTTTACCAGTGCTTTTTATTTTATATGATTTGTGCATAAGCTGTAGGGGCGGGGAAACCCCGCCCTCCGTTGTATTGTATTACTTATGTTATGTAAAATTAATTGAACATTTAAAAATTCCTAAACCCATCAATTTTGTAGGGGCAAACCCCCTGTGGTTGCCCCCAACATCGGGGTAGGCACGGGGGCGCTACCCCTACATTAAATCCCAATTAATTCTATCATAGTCAACTCAGGAACATTTTTTAATGTTGAAACGTGAACAGGTAAAGACCGTTAAGTTTTCATTCAAGGAGCTTGTAGGGAAGAGAAAATTTGTAGAATGAATAATAAGATTATTTCTACAACTGTGAAAAGGGGTCTTCAGATGTGATATGTGTGAATTGGAATAAATTCCGTGCCAATGGAGATTTGAAGGCGTTTTGAACGGTTGTGTTTTGACGTATAATAAAAAACTGTTTTGGCAAATTAAGCCGGATTTGTGACTCTCGCTGCTGACAAGTTTTGACAACAAAAATTTGTAATTGTTTTGGAAATTGTAATTTTAGGTTCGGGAATCTATGTTAACCAACTCGCAAACCCCCACTATCACAAAAGAATCATCTGATGTTCTCCCTGGAGTTAATGCTCAGGCTAGAGTCAGCCAGTTTATGCAGAATTTGCAGAATGAAATTACCCAAGGTTTAGAGAAATTAGATGGACTGGGGAAGTTTCAAGAAGATAGTTGGCAGCGTCCAGAAGGGGGTGGTGGGCGATCGCGTGTACTGCGTGACGGAGCAATTTTTGAACAAGCAGGTGTGAATTTCTCTGAAGTTTGGGGTTCTCATTTACCTACTTCAATTTTAGCCCAACGTCCAGAAGCAACAGGACATGGCTTTTATGCAACGGGGACTTCTTTGGTGTTGCACCCACGCAATCCTTATGTACCTACGGTTCACTTAAATTACCGCTATTTTGAAGCAGGTCCAGTTTGGTGGTTTGGTGGTGGTGCGGATTTAACACCTTATTACCCCTTTGCTGAAGATGCACAACATTTTCATAGCACTTTTAAAAAAGCTTGTGATCAACACCATCCTGAATATTATCCTGTGTTCAAGCGCTGGTGTGATGAATATTTTTATCTGAAACATCGAGATGAAACACGGGGCGTTGGTGGATTATTTTTAGATTACCAAGACGGTCAAGGTGCTATCTATCGTGGTCCAGATCCCAATGGGGAAGCAGCGATTTATAGCAATCAGGTAGGTGAATTACCGTCACGGAGTTGGGAAGACATATTTGCTTTAGTTCAAGATTGCGCTGGGGCATTTTTACCAGCTTATGTGC harbors:
- a CDS encoding ferredoxin translates to MSKPPSPQAEEYNRSGLEPELGSFFRDVLERSGLEPELGGLVRQKGVYVDEITCIGCKHCAHVARNTFFIEEDYGRSRVIRQDGDIEEVVQEAIDTCPVDCIHWVDYTELKNLEEDRKYQVIPVAGYPVEHGVAITEKRRKKQKLKKPNS
- the hemF gene encoding oxygen-dependent coproporphyrinogen oxidase — encoded protein: MLTNSQTPTITKESSDVLPGVNAQARVSQFMQNLQNEITQGLEKLDGLGKFQEDSWQRPEGGGGRSRVLRDGAIFEQAGVNFSEVWGSHLPTSILAQRPEATGHGFYATGTSLVLHPRNPYVPTVHLNYRYFEAGPVWWFGGGADLTPYYPFAEDAQHFHSTFKKACDQHHPEYYPVFKRWCDEYFYLKHRDETRGVGGLFLDYQDGQGAIYRGPDPNGEAAIYSNQVGELPSRSWEDIFALVQDCAGAFLPAYVPIAQRRQGMEYGDRQRNFQLYRRGRYVEFNLVYDRGTIFGLQTNGRTESILMSLPPLVRWEYGYKPEPNTPEAQLYETFLKPQDWINWKPSQE
- a CDS encoding DUF2997 domain-containing protein — protein: METLEFIIYPDGRVQEKVTGIIGASCAEVTAAIEAQLGRVLSNEPTSEFFATNPQQNSVANIQTAHSEW